The Corallincola holothuriorum genomic sequence CTGCTGGTGGTTCAGGTTTCCGTGGTTCACGTAAGTCCACTCCGTTTGCTGCTCAGGTAGCTGCGGAACGCGCCGGTGTTGCCGCGCAGGAATATGGTTTAAAGAACCTTGAAGTGTTCGTGAAGGGCCCAGGTCCTGGCCGTGAATCAGCGATTCGCGCATTGAACGCAGCGGGTTATCGCATCACTAATATTACTGATGTGACACCTATTCCTCATAACGGTTGCCGTCCGCCTAAAAAGCGTCGCGTGTAACGGCGTTTTAGGACCGATTGGAGAAAGAACATGGCAAGATATTTGGGTCCAAAACTCAAACTTAGCCGTCGTGAGGGCACCGACCTTTTCTTGAAAAGTGGTGTTCGCGCGATCGATAGCAAGTGCAAGATCGATAACGTACCTGGTCAACATGGTGCGCGTAAAGGTCGTCTTTCAGACTATGGCGTACAGCTGCGTGAAAAGCAGAAAGTTCGTCGTCTGTATGGCGTCTTAGAAAAGCAGTTCCGTAATTACTATGGCGAGGCAGCTCGTATCAAAGGTAATACCGGTGAAAACCTGCTTCAGTTGTTAGAAGGCCGTCTGGACAATGTTGTTTACCGTCTCGGTTTCGCCGCTACTCGCGCCGAAGCTCGTCAGTTGGTAAGCCACAAGGCTATTGAAGTTAACGGTCGTGTGGTAAACATTCCATCGTTTGCCGTTAAGCCAAACGACGTGATTAGCGTTCGTGAAAAGTCCAAGAAGCAGGCTCGAATCAAGGCTGCTCTCGAACTGTCTGAGCAGCGCGAGAAGCCCACCTGGATCGAAGTAGATGCAGCGAAACTAGAAGGTACTTATAAGCGCCTTCCAGAGCGCAGCGACCTGTCTGCTGATATCAACGAACAGTTGATTGTCGAGCTTTACTCTAAGTAAGGCCAGATCCAAGTCTTAAGAGAGGACACAATGCAGGGTTCTGTTACAGAATTTCT encodes the following:
- the rpsK gene encoding 30S ribosomal protein S11, with protein sequence MAKAPARTRKRVKKQVADGMAHIHASFNNTIVTITDRQGNALSWATAGGSGFRGSRKSTPFAAQVAAERAGVAAQEYGLKNLEVFVKGPGPGRESAIRALNAAGYRITNITDVTPIPHNGCRPPKKRRV
- the rpsD gene encoding 30S ribosomal protein S4, which codes for MARYLGPKLKLSRREGTDLFLKSGVRAIDSKCKIDNVPGQHGARKGRLSDYGVQLREKQKVRRLYGVLEKQFRNYYGEAARIKGNTGENLLQLLEGRLDNVVYRLGFAATRAEARQLVSHKAIEVNGRVVNIPSFAVKPNDVISVREKSKKQARIKAALELSEQREKPTWIEVDAAKLEGTYKRLPERSDLSADINEQLIVELYSK